Genomic window (Streptomyces yatensis):
CCAGGTCCTGGAGCATCTGGCGCTGGACGCGCGCCAGCTTGTTGATGACCTCGACCATGTGCACCGGGATACGGATGGTGCGGGCCTGGTCGGCCATGGCGCGGGTGATCGCCTGACGGATCCACCAGGTGGCATACGTGGAGAACTTGTAGCCCTTGGTGTAGTCGAACTTCTCGACGGCGCGGATCAGACCGAGGTTGCCCTCCTGGATGAGGTCCAGGAAGAGCATGCCGCGGCCCGTGTAGCGCTTGGCCAGGGAGACCACCAGACGGAGGTTGGCCTCCAGGAGGTGGTTCTTGGCGCGGCGGCCGTCCTCGGCGATGATCTCCAGCTCGCGCTTGAGCTTGGGGGCCAGCTTGTCCGAGTTGGCGAGCTTGTCCTCGGCGAACAGACCGGCCTCGATGCGCTTGGCGAGCTCGACCTCCTGCTCGGCGTTGAGCAGCGGGACCTTGCCGATCTGCTTGAGGTAGTCCTTGACCGGGTCGGCCGTGGCACCGGCCGCGGCGACCTGCTGCGCGGGGGCGTCGTCCTCGTCCTCGTCGGAGAGCACGAAGCCCGCGTTCTCGGGCTCGGCCTCGGCGCCCTCGGGACCGGGCTTGCCCGGCGCGGCTGCCTCTTCGATGACCTCGTCGGCCTCGAGAAGCTCGTCGGTGACATCCTTCTTGGCGGTGGTCTTCTTCGCGACCGTCTTCTTGGCGGCGGCGGTGGTCTTCTTGGCGACCGTCTTCTTGGCCGTGGCCTTCTTGGCGGCGGCCTTCTTCGCGGGGGCCATCGCGGCCTCATCGGCCGGGATGTCGCCGGCGTCCGCCGATGGAATCGCCGGGGCGGCGGGGGCCTTCTTGGCAGTGACCGTCTTGGCCGCGACAGTCTTGGTGGCGGTGCGCTTTGCCGGGCTCTTCGCTGCGACGCTCTTGCGGGTGCGCTTGGGCGCTTCTGCGGCACTGACCATCAGCGTCACACCCTCCTCGTCGAGGATCTGGTTGAGGCTGCGCAGTACGTTCTTCCACTGGGTTGGCGGAATCTGGTCAGCCTCGAAGGCCCGGCGCACATCGTCGCCTGCGA
Coding sequences:
- a CDS encoding RNA polymerase sigma factor, with translation MFVSASTSRTLPPEIAESESVMALIERGKAEGQIAGDDVRRAFEADQIPPTQWKNVLRSLNQILDEEGVTLMVSAAEAPKRTRKSVAAKSPAKRTATKTVAAKTVTAKKAPAAPAIPSADAGDIPADEAAMAPAKKAAAKKATAKKTVAKKTTAAAKKTVAKKTTAKKDVTDELLEADEVIEEAAAPGKPGPEGAEAEPENAGFVLSDEDEDDAPAQQVAAAGATADPVKDYLKQIGKVPLLNAEQEVELAKRIEAGLFAEDKLANSDKLAPKLKRELEIIAEDGRRAKNHLLEANLRLVVSLAKRYTGRGMLFLDLIQEGNLGLIRAVEKFDYTKGYKFSTYATWWIRQAITRAMADQARTIRIPVHMVEVINKLARVQRQMLQDLGREPTPEELAKELDMTPEKVIEVQKYGREPISLHTPLGEDGDSEFGDLIEDSEAVVPADAVSFTLLQEQLHSVLDTLSEREAGVVSMRFGLTDGQPKTLDEIGKVYGVTRERIRQIESKTMSKLRHPSRSQVLRDYLD